One stretch of Waddliaceae bacterium DNA includes these proteins:
- a CDS encoding DUF5407 family protein, whose product MAETFTSKSTKDQIGFVLEDITGMITGAMSEAKAKLQTIKSAGSSVSIGNMFDMQLLMNRLAQFSEMSSAVISASHQSVQSMSRNIK is encoded by the coding sequence ATGGCAGAAACATTTACATCAAAATCAACAAAAGATCAGATCGGCTTTGTCTTAGAAGATATTACCGGAATGATTACTGGAGCTATGTCAGAAGCTAAAGCTAAGCTTCAAACAATAAAAAGCGCAGGAAGCTCTGTCAGCATCGGAAATATGTTCGACATGCAGCTTCTTATGAATAGGCTTGCACAGTTTTCAGAGATGAGCTCGGCAGTGATATCAGCATCACACCAGTCGGTACAATCAATGTCACGTAATATCAAGTAA
- a CDS encoding DUF5398 family protein, protein MFGMEEQKTKNDDTFVFDLERDMKNFAKKKEITNDIATKVAAIKNTLRKGGDSEEYDKLGAVLHGYNALMSVVDKKR, encoded by the coding sequence ATGTTTGGCATGGAAGAACAGAAAACGAAAAATGATGATACCTTCGTCTTTGACCTCGAGCGTGACATGAAAAACTTCGCAAAGAAAAAAGAAATAACAAACGATATAGCAACAAAAGTTGCTGCGATAAAAAATACCCTCCGTAAAGGAGGCGATAGTGAAGAATATGATAAACTCGGCGCCGTGCTTCATGGATATAATGCCCTGATGAGCGTCGTCGACAAAAAACGATAA
- the sctD gene encoding type III secretion system inner membrane ring subunit SctD codes for MLNDMVAKFVLEKGEPEGLVLALEGSGEEWVIGRDPDTCQIVIEDAAVSRRHVVCRKTVDGISIENLSATNAVYVNGQEITEEYTLNDGDKVKIGKGIYHYSLGTEGVIVEGLDGEEGDEAFVGEDGDVAYEEEGYETIFGGEKGNEDIALADITFGMEEAGRWSLKVINGPNAGAEFPMDTGKEYVIGTDTTACDIIFHDASISRKHVLLKISDDDVVTVEDNGSSNGTFCDEKRLEEGEKQELEPHTVITLGSTVFVVIDKEAEAHTIVSPVLPSHYETKEEEEEHEEGEEKEEGLSVEEDAAEEIPHKNIMELFATKTGMIVAGVVAAVVLVIGTGTVTLFKTEDVTVEQVDVYRYIREALRNYPEVQFTYNKASGKLFLLGHVLTKVDKEQLMYNIQNLEFANEINDNIIIDELVWSEMNQTLQWNTDFRGITMRSPKVGSFILTGFLDTNEKSEALNEYVSINFPYIDRLENLVVVEEEILTNVDIALFDNNFINIEAQFIDGEIIMSGTSSPDKSGTLRRLIKDFEETRGVRAVRNLVVERRGEDSAMVDISERYIVTGSSRRDSMNLSVVINGRILTRGDILDGMRIISIRQDTVFLEREGFKYRIDYKE; via the coding sequence ATGTTAAATGATATGGTAGCAAAGTTCGTACTGGAGAAAGGAGAGCCCGAAGGCCTCGTCCTCGCCCTAGAAGGTAGCGGCGAAGAATGGGTCATTGGTAGGGATCCCGATACGTGTCAGATCGTCATCGAAGACGCAGCAGTATCGCGACGCCATGTCGTATGTCGTAAGACCGTAGACGGCATCTCCATAGAAAATCTCAGCGCTACCAATGCAGTATACGTCAATGGACAGGAGATCACCGAAGAATATACCCTCAACGACGGCGATAAGGTGAAGATAGGTAAGGGAATATATCACTATTCTCTTGGCACCGAAGGCGTCATCGTCGAAGGTCTCGACGGTGAAGAAGGCGACGAGGCGTTCGTCGGCGAAGATGGCGACGTTGCATACGAAGAAGAAGGATATGAGACGATCTTCGGCGGAGAAAAGGGAAACGAAGACATCGCCTTAGCAGATATAACATTCGGAATGGAAGAAGCAGGACGCTGGAGCCTTAAAGTTATCAACGGCCCCAACGCCGGCGCAGAGTTCCCAATGGACACCGGAAAAGAATATGTAATAGGAACAGACACAACAGCTTGTGATATAATCTTCCACGATGCTAGCATCTCAAGGAAACACGTGCTCCTGAAAATCTCCGATGATGATGTCGTCACCGTCGAAGATAACGGAAGCAGCAACGGAACGTTCTGCGACGAGAAACGTCTCGAAGAAGGAGAAAAACAAGAGTTAGAACCACATACCGTGATAACATTAGGGTCTACGGTGTTTGTCGTAATAGATAAAGAAGCCGAAGCACATACCATAGTATCACCGGTATTGCCTTCGCATTATGAAACAAAGGAAGAAGAAGAAGAACACGAAGAAGGCGAAGAAAAAGAAGAAGGCCTTTCTGTAGAAGAAGACGCCGCCGAAGAAATCCCTCATAAGAATATCATGGAACTCTTCGCCACGAAGACAGGGATGATCGTCGCCGGTGTCGTTGCAGCAGTAGTACTCGTCATAGGGACTGGAACAGTTACGCTATTCAAAACTGAAGATGTTACCGTCGAACAGGTTGACGTATATAGATATATCAGAGAAGCACTGAGAAATTACCCGGAGGTGCAGTTCACATATAACAAGGCGTCGGGGAAATTGTTCCTCCTTGGTCACGTCCTCACTAAAGTCGACAAAGAACAGCTGATGTACAACATCCAAAACCTCGAATTTGCTAACGAAATAAACGATAACATCATCATCGATGAGCTAGTATGGTCGGAGATGAACCAAACACTGCAGTGGAATACAGACTTCCGCGGGATAACAATGCGTTCGCCGAAAGTCGGTAGCTTCATACTAACAGGCTTCCTCGATACGAATGAAAAATCCGAGGCCCTCAACGAATATGTCAGCATAAACTTCCCATACATCGATAGGCTAGAAAACCTCGTCGTCGTAGAAGAAGAAATCCTCACAAACGTCGATATCGCCCTCTTCGACAACAACTTCATAAATATCGAAGCACAATTTATCGATGGCGAAATAATAATGTCAGGGACGTCATCGCCAGATAAAAGCGGTACACTACGACGCCTGATAAAAGATTTCGAGGAAACCCGCGGCGTACGTGCCGTGCGTAACCTCGTCGTCGAACGCCGCGGCGAAGACTCCGCAATGGTCGACATCTCAGAGAGATACATCGTAACAGGTTCTTCACGACGCGACAGCATGAACCTCAGCGTCGTCATCAATGGCCGCATCCTCACCCGCGGCGATATCCTCGACGGTATGCGTATCATCAGCATACGACAAGATACCGTCTTCCTAGAACGCGAAGGCTTTAAATATAGGATCGACTACAAAGAGTAA
- a CDS encoding type III secretion system chaperone, with amino-acid sequence MATLEEHMKALWKDFGIEAEFPKTSSGKEFTVAVKEGLTVTVKDVRDTGYYLHSVVCELPEGDREGFFVHAMTGNMLGVGTGGSSIGLEADGTTLVLSRLLPYSIDTEDLLNIFEDFCNWTTFWRDEAEEKITQGSTAKQFF; translated from the coding sequence ATGGCGACATTAGAAGAGCATATGAAAGCATTGTGGAAGGACTTCGGCATCGAAGCGGAGTTTCCAAAGACATCGTCAGGGAAAGAGTTCACCGTCGCTGTCAAGGAAGGGCTTACCGTCACCGTTAAAGACGTCCGTGACACGGGGTATTACCTACATTCCGTGGTGTGTGAGCTCCCAGAAGGCGATAGAGAAGGGTTCTTCGTACATGCCATGACAGGAAATATGCTAGGTGTCGGGACAGGAGGTTCTTCAATAGGACTCGAAGCCGACGGCACCACGCTGGTATTGTCGCGGCTTTTGCCTTATAGTATAGATACCGAAGACCTTCTTAATATCTTCGAAGACTTCTGTAATTGGACGACTTTCTGGCGCGACGAAGCCGAAGAGAAGATAACACAAGGAAGCACGGCGAAACAGTTTTTTTAA
- a CDS encoding SycD/LcrH family type III secretion system chaperone has product MAKKKKSKKLRQNASEEKVASKNTTEGQSKLFEKIYSKETMDDIKKWDEEAEKGTKIADASLVKEVERLINKLNSWEDMGLSKEEVEKLKITNKPNVEKFDKNDGEQVQKLMSAMLYLIVVQGVSPKDALQFTPGMIETIYAQAYTLYNAGKYKDAEEIFRTLIFLDPLQARYHMGLSSSLHRKKEYNEAIKQYIVTSFFDENNPLPYYHAADCFLELNDPDSAQDVLQKAIEACGESAEWQKLKKQMVLMKKAIHDKLEKIPKNKRPKSKVEITDEMKKAENDLIEGKYPSLKDTIRESEEKIAKDQKQETKK; this is encoded by the coding sequence ATGGCTAAGAAAAAGAAATCAAAGAAATTACGTCAAAACGCTTCTGAAGAAAAAGTAGCGTCAAAAAATACCACAGAAGGGCAGTCGAAGCTTTTTGAGAAGATATATTCCAAAGAAACGATGGACGATATAAAGAAATGGGATGAAGAAGCAGAAAAGGGGACGAAGATTGCAGACGCCTCTCTTGTTAAAGAAGTCGAAAGACTTATCAATAAGCTTAATTCATGGGAAGACATGGGTCTGTCCAAAGAAGAAGTCGAAAAGCTTAAAATCACTAATAAGCCCAACGTAGAAAAGTTTGATAAAAATGATGGTGAACAGGTCCAAAAGCTGATGAGCGCTATGTTATATCTTATCGTCGTCCAAGGAGTCTCGCCAAAAGATGCTCTGCAGTTTACTCCGGGGATGATAGAGACGATATATGCACAAGCGTATACGCTATATAACGCAGGGAAATATAAAGACGCCGAAGAGATATTCAGGACGTTGATATTCCTCGATCCTTTACAAGCTCGTTACCATATGGGGCTGTCGTCGAGTTTACACCGTAAAAAGGAATACAACGAAGCTATTAAACAATATATAGTAACGAGTTTCTTCGACGAGAATAACCCTTTGCCATATTATCACGCCGCTGATTGCTTCTTAGAACTCAACGACCCAGATTCTGCACAAGACGTCCTACAGAAAGCAATAGAGGCCTGCGGGGAAAGCGCTGAATGGCAGAAGCTTAAAAAGCAGATGGTTCTTATGAAGAAAGCAATACATGATAAGCTGGAAAAAATCCCCAAAAACAAAAGACCGAAGTCCAAAGTCGAAATCACCGATGAGATGAAAAAAGCTGAAAATGATCTTATAGAAGGAAAGTACCCCAGCCTCAAAGATACAATTCGTGAATCCGAAGAAAAAATAGCAAAGGATCAAAAACAAGAAACGAAAAAATAG
- a CDS encoding caspase family protein — MITIRIRSFFIRIIFSVSCLFAGSASAATLHAIIAADTSDYYIGSACLRDFVAINIHVHTIANVTGLDIEEHVFYGTDFKPFDIVDTLRDLECSDDDVIVFYFSGHGFNTEERPSIWPVLDFKFHGLAVDDVVDIINSKKARFSLIFNDCCNSIIPENYTPPYVGQVITKASPYRNYITLINNYRALFLETEGVIITSSSSPGERSRGYTNEGSWYTGSYLESFEEIVSSSETPTWEMVFEDSNAILQKKISSDNEISKDDYAQTPLVDIDLN; from the coding sequence ATGATTACCATACGCATACGCTCTTTCTTCATAAGGATTATCTTTTCTGTGTCGTGTCTCTTCGCCGGCAGTGCTTCAGCCGCAACCCTCCATGCCATCATCGCCGCCGACACCAGCGACTACTATATTGGTTCCGCGTGTTTACGCGACTTCGTCGCCATTAATATTCATGTACACACCATCGCCAACGTCACTGGCCTCGACATCGAAGAGCATGTTTTCTATGGCACAGACTTCAAGCCCTTCGATATCGTCGACACTCTACGCGACCTTGAGTGCTCCGACGATGATGTCATCGTCTTTTATTTTTCTGGTCATGGTTTCAACACCGAGGAACGTCCTTCTATATGGCCTGTTTTAGACTTCAAATTCCATGGCCTTGCTGTCGATGATGTCGTCGACATTATAAACAGCAAAAAAGCACGCTTTTCACTGATATTCAACGACTGCTGCAATAGTATCATCCCAGAAAATTACACTCCGCCATACGTTGGGCAAGTGATCACCAAAGCGTCGCCATATAGAAACTATATTACACTGATAAACAACTACAGAGCGCTTTTCCTTGAAACAGAGGGGGTTATCATAACATCGAGCAGCTCTCCTGGCGAACGCTCACGCGGATACACAAATGAAGGCAGCTGGTATACCGGCTCATACCTTGAAAGTTTCGAAGAAATAGTTTCTAGTTCAGAAACTCCTACATGGGAAATGGTCTTCGAAGACAGTAATGCGATACTACAGAAAAAAATCTCCAGCGACAATGAGATAAGCAAAGACGACTATGCACAGACGCCATTAGTCGACATCGACCTCAACTAG